The Lemur catta isolate mLemCat1 chromosome 8, mLemCat1.pri, whole genome shotgun sequence genome has a segment encoding these proteins:
- the LOC123644067 gene encoding gamma-crystallin F, translated as MGKITFYEDRGFQGRQYECSSDHPNLQPYLSRCNSVRVDSGCWMLYEQPNYAGSQYFLRRGDYPDYQQWMGLSDSVRSCRLIPPASSHRIRIYEREDHRGQMVETTEDCSSLHDRFRLSEIHSFNVLEGSWILYELPNYRGRQYLLRPGDYRRHHDWGAMDARVGSLRRAVDFY; from the exons ATGGGGAAG ATCACCTTCTACGAGGACCGGGGCTTCCAGGGCCGCCAGTACGAATGCAGCAGCGACCACCCCAACCTGCAGCCCTACTTGAGCCGCTGCAACTCGGTGCGCGTGGACAGCGGCTGCTGGATGCTCTATGAGCAGCCCAACTACGCGGGCAGCCAGTACTTCCTGCGGCGCGGCGACTACCCCGACTACCAGCAGTGGATGGGCCTCAGCGACTCGGTCCGCTCCTGCCGCCTCATCCCCCCC GCCAGTTCCCACAGGATCAGGATCTACGAGCGAGAGGACCACAGGGGCCAGATGGTGGAGACCACTGAGGACTGCTCCTCTCTCCACGACCGCTTCCGCCTCAGTGAGATCCACTCCTTCAACGTGCTAGAGGGCTCCTGGATCCTCTACGAGCTGCCCAACTACCGCGGGCGCCAGTACCTGCTGAGGCCGGGGGACTACAGGCGGCACCACGACTGGGGGGCCATGGATGCCAGAGTGGGGTCTCTGAGGAGAGCTGTGGAtttctattga